The uncultured Methanomethylovorans sp. genome contains a region encoding:
- a CDS encoding transposase has translation MHACVSCEGFPLTIQISSGKEHDRQHFIEVMEDIKVKTDGRPRTRPLEVLADAAYDDTEIRQYLRSRAIKSNIPINTRNSKRKKRGRPTRFDEETYYYRGTIERFFAWLKMGFRKLASRYERLNVVFKGLLDIACFLLCWKKV, from the coding sequence ATCCATGCATGTGTAAGTTGTGAAGGTTTTCCACTTACAATCCAAATATCTTCTGGAAAAGAGCACGATAGACAGCACTTCATTGAAGTTATGGAGGATATTAAGGTTAAGACCGATGGAAGACCAAGGACAAGACCTCTTGAAGTTCTGGCAGACGCTGCGTACGACGATACAGAAATCAGGCAGTACTTAAGGTCCAGAGCTATCAAAAGCAACATACCGATCAATACAAGGAACAGTAAAAGAAAGAAAAGAGGAAGACCTACTCGATTTGATGAAGAAACATATTATTACAGAGGAACTATAGAACGATTCTTTGCATGGTTGAAGATGGGATTTAGAAAATTAGCAAGTAGATATGAACGTCTTAATGTGGTTTTCAAAGGATTGTTAGATATTGCATGTTTCCTGTTGTGTTGGAAAAAGGTGTGA
- a CDS encoding TIGR02391 family protein → MDSQSYRLLAIQIGDILKDSTTLKEIDRAAKSIFSFDIDHFPNDSITSQRGQRIHDWILTLAKQRMPAEERNRQLSCFLELIVLEDDKKNIFELIKKTGFTFTEDKEISEFQNRNFHPEILKNCKPLYLDGHYFHAVFEAAKIYHQLVQEKSHNSEDGQKLMLNAWDPDKGTLKVTKCVSVTDKNVQQGIAFLSAGLMRAVRNPTAHEPAHLWPISKEECLDILSFISFLLKKLDEATYFNVNT, encoded by the coding sequence ATGGATTCACAATCATACAGATTACTTGCGATTCAAATAGGAGATATATTAAAAGACTCTACAACACTTAAAGAAATAGATAGAGCCGCTAAATCAATATTTTCATTTGATATAGATCATTTTCCAAATGATTCAATTACATCTCAAAGAGGACAAAGAATACATGACTGGATATTAACCTTAGCAAAACAAAGAATGCCTGCTGAAGAGCGTAACAGGCAATTAAGCTGCTTTTTGGAATTAATTGTTTTGGAAGATGATAAAAAGAATATCTTTGAACTTATAAAAAAAACAGGTTTCACGTTTACTGAAGATAAAGAAATAAGTGAATTTCAGAATAGAAACTTTCATCCTGAAATATTGAAAAATTGCAAGCCATTGTATTTAGATGGTCATTACTTTCATGCAGTTTTTGAGGCAGCAAAGATATATCATCAACTTGTTCAGGAAAAATCTCATAATTCAGAAGATGGTCAAAAATTGATGCTTAATGCATGGGACCCTGATAAAGGAACCTTAAAAGTTACAAAATGCGTTTCTGTAACCGATAAGAATGTTCAGCAAGGAATAGCATTTTTATCTGCGGGCTTGATGCGTGCTGTAAGAAATCCTACAGCACATGAACCGGCACACTTGTGGCCAATTTCAAAAGAAGAGTGCCTTGATATTTTGAGTTTTATATCGTTTTTGCTGAAAAAACTCGATGAAGCTACATATTTTAATGTAAATACATGA
- the thiE gene encoding thiamine phosphate synthase yields MATKKELLTEIDFYLVTDSGLSKKGTLSDVQDSVVSGCKIVQYREKKKSTKEMISEALQIKAICGDDAIFLVNDRIDVALAVDADGVHIGQDDMPIDVAREILGADKIIGLTVHDIDEAIEAENSGADYVGLSPIFDTATKSDAGKGIGTKRIMDVKNAINIPIVAIGGINKENCKVVIENGADSLVAISAVVCSDDVQRETREFITIIREALSHIS; encoded by the coding sequence ATGGCCACTAAAAAGGAACTGCTTACAGAGATCGACTTTTATCTTGTGACTGACTCCGGTCTATCAAAGAAAGGGACTTTATCCGATGTGCAGGATTCAGTCGTATCCGGGTGTAAAATAGTGCAGTACAGAGAGAAAAAGAAAAGCACAAAAGAGATGATCTCAGAAGCATTGCAGATCAAGGCAATATGCGGTGATGATGCTATATTTCTGGTCAATGACAGGATAGATGTTGCTTTAGCAGTGGATGCAGATGGAGTGCACATTGGTCAAGATGATATGCCAATAGATGTTGCAAGAGAGATCCTTGGTGCTGACAAGATCATAGGTCTAACTGTCCATGACATTGATGAGGCTATAGAAGCTGAAAACAGTGGTGCCGATTACGTAGGGCTTAGCCCTATATTCGACACAGCCACTAAAAGTGATGCAGGAAAGGGCATTGGCACTAAAAGGATAATGGATGTTAAAAATGCGATCAATATCCCAATAGTTGCCATAGGCGGAATAAACAAAGAGAACTGCAAGGTAGTAATTGAAAATGGTGCTGATAGCCTGGTAGCAATATCCGCAGTGGTATGCAGTGATGATGTACAACGTGAAACCAGGGAATTCATTACTATTATCAGAGAGGCTCTTAGTCATATCTCTTGA
- a CDS encoding MoaD/ThiS family protein, whose translation MKVKLPSGETEEIEISSTRVDRLLHQLGINQSSVIVVMNDQIIPEDTTLCNEDELQIIRVVYGG comes from the coding sequence ATGAAAGTCAAATTACCTTCGGGCGAAACCGAAGAGATTGAAATAAGTTCCACAAGGGTAGACAGGCTGCTGCATCAATTAGGTATCAATCAAAGTTCAGTGATAGTGGTAATGAACGATCAGATTATTCCCGAAGATACGACTCTGTGTAATGAGGATGAACTGCAAATCATACGTGTTGTTTATGGTGGGTGA
- a CDS encoding HesA/MoeB/ThiF family protein, with the protein MKYESNSKRSETLLSEQELQRYQRQIMMFNEEGQERLKRSRVFIAGGGGLGCPIALYLAVAGVGCIDIADRDVVEQTNLNRQVLHWEKDIGKPKVLSIEEKLREINPNINVITRHVSITEDNVLEFVKDADIIVDALDNFSARYLLNNAALQTGIPLVHGGIRGFDGQVMTVIPGKTACLNCVFPHTPPEEVFPVIGVTPGIIGMLQANEVLKCLLRMGEPLEGLLVWDGLNSRMDIFAVKCRDDCEACGNLTDNSSTGPD; encoded by the coding sequence ATGAAGTATGAAAGTAATTCAAAGAGGAGTGAAACCTTGCTAAGTGAACAGGAATTGCAGCGATACCAGCGCCAAATAATGATGTTCAATGAAGAAGGCCAGGAACGGTTGAAAAGATCCCGTGTATTCATTGCCGGCGGGGGTGGATTGGGTTGCCCCATAGCACTTTATCTTGCAGTTGCCGGTGTTGGCTGCATTGATATTGCTGATCGTGATGTTGTGGAGCAGACAAATCTGAATCGTCAGGTGCTGCACTGGGAAAAGGACATTGGAAAGCCGAAGGTTTTGTCAATCGAAGAAAAACTAAGGGAAATAAATCCTAATATTAATGTCATTACCAGGCACGTGAGTATCACCGAAGACAATGTTCTGGAATTTGTAAAGGATGCTGACATCATTGTCGATGCCCTTGACAATTTCTCTGCAAGGTATCTGCTCAATAATGCGGCTCTGCAGACCGGTATTCCTCTTGTACATGGGGGAATCCGAGGTTTTGACGGCCAGGTAATGACTGTCATTCCTGGTAAAACTGCTTGCCTGAACTGTGTTTTTCCACATACTCCTCCTGAAGAGGTATTTCCTGTCATCGGTGTGACTCCCGGCATAATCGGTATGCTTCAGGCAAATGAAGTACTCAAGTGCCTTCTTAGGATGGGTGAACCTCTGGAAGGGTTACTCGTGTGGGACGGACTCAACAGCAGGATGGATATTTTTGCAGTCAAATGCAGGGATGACTGTGAGGCTTGCGGGAATCTGACAGATAATTCATCTACAGGTCCGGATTGA
- the nadA gene encoding quinolinate synthase NadA codes for MIEKLRDRILQLKEERNATILAHNYQIPEVQDIADIVGDSLELARAAKSIECDVVVFCGVDFMAETACLLNPEKTVLLPSIEACCPMAQMITADEVRMLRRRFPDAVVVSYVNTTAEVKAESDICCTSSNAIKVVESLDEEQVIFLPDKNLAGYVARFSSKEILPWQGYCFVHDRITPDDVLKARRNHPDAKLLVHPECRPEVIDMADLVFSTSGMIKHVCSTPDKEFIIGTEIGILHGMKKQCPEKICYPLSPQAICINMKRTDLTKVCESLELLQPRITVPEDVSIRACKAIERMLAV; via the coding sequence ATGATTGAAAAACTACGAGACAGAATTCTGCAATTGAAAGAAGAACGAAATGCTACGATACTGGCACACAATTACCAGATCCCTGAGGTACAGGACATAGCTGATATAGTAGGCGATTCACTTGAACTTGCCCGTGCTGCAAAGTCCATTGAATGTGATGTAGTTGTTTTTTGCGGTGTAGATTTCATGGCTGAAACTGCCTGTCTCCTTAACCCCGAAAAAACTGTACTGCTACCTTCCATCGAAGCATGCTGTCCAATGGCACAGATGATCACAGCTGATGAAGTACGCATGCTTCGTAGAAGATTCCCTGATGCTGTTGTAGTAAGCTACGTAAACACCACTGCAGAAGTGAAAGCAGAGAGTGATATTTGTTGTACGTCCTCAAATGCTATTAAGGTAGTAGAATCACTTGATGAAGAACAGGTCATATTCTTGCCTGATAAAAATCTTGCCGGGTACGTTGCACGTTTTTCTTCAAAAGAGATCCTGCCCTGGCAAGGATATTGTTTTGTACATGACAGGATCACACCAGACGACGTATTAAAAGCACGCCGAAATCACCCGGATGCAAAACTGCTTGTCCATCCCGAATGCAGACCGGAAGTAATTGATATGGCAGATCTCGTATTCTCCACATCAGGCATGATTAAACACGTCTGTTCAACACCAGATAAAGAATTCATTATAGGCACTGAGATCGGCATCCTACACGGAATGAAAAAGCAATGCCCTGAGAAGATATGTTATCCCCTATCGCCACAGGCAATATGCATCAACATGAAAAGGACCGATCTTACCAAGGTCTGTGAATCACTGGAGTTGCTCCAACCCAGGATAACTGTGCCAGAGGATGTATCAATCAGGGCATGCAAAGCAATTGAAAGGATGCTGGCGGTGTAA
- the hdrA2 gene encoding CoB-CoM heterodisulfide reductase HdrA2 — MRIGVYICHCGLNIAHVINVHSLQEKVSKLKNVVVVKDLQFMCSDSGQDSIVKDIKEHDLNHILVAACSPKLHEPTFRRVLQKAGLNPYMMEMVNIREQCSWVHMEEPQLATQKAFDLIRMGIARLKLLDPLQIKKVPANKDVMVIGAGVTGIEAALTLADSGYQVHVVEKEPTIGGKMALLNEVFPTNDCSICVLAPKMTDIQQHPSINLMTMSEVSEVWGFAGNFEVTVKTKPRYVIEDLCKGCVDECSRVCPVEIANRFDMGMGKTKAINMPIPQAVPQVAYIDNDYCVGCGLCLQACPADAIDYNMEEKTLSFKVGAIILANGYKLFDATRKEEYGYGVYSDVITNMELERLLNASGPTRGKVLVPSTREIPKKVAFIQCVGSRDETVGNPYCSRICCMSAMKNAQLLKERYHDIEIVIHYIDIRAAGEMYEEYYIRSQSMGIDFIRGKVAEVQKDINSKLFLRFEDTLSSEVREEQYDLVVLSTGMEAHDDADKTARALNISRRTDRFFASAHPKMRPVESHVKGIYVAGCASGPKEIQAAIAQGMAASAKTMQLLSKGEIETDPQSAHVDEEKCIGCQICQDVCQFGKIKINNGKAMVDEVSCHGCGACSASCPTNAIWMRNSTDEQILAQVQAATEVKSEFPLIVAFLCNWCSYTCADLAGVSRIQYPTNIRAIRVMCAGRVDPEFVLEALKSGADGVLVAGCRLGECHYIFANYNAKKRMELLQGVLEDIGINPHRLKVEWISAAEGERFAKSIESFVDELKEIGPIGSELLEEENDG; from the coding sequence ATGCGCATAGGGGTTTATATTTGTCATTGCGGGCTGAATATAGCACACGTGATCAACGTACATAGCCTGCAGGAGAAGGTCAGCAAACTAAAGAATGTGGTGGTTGTGAAAGACCTGCAGTTCATGTGCTCGGATTCTGGTCAGGATTCCATAGTAAAGGATATAAAAGAACATGATCTTAACCATATTCTTGTGGCAGCATGCTCTCCTAAGCTGCATGAACCCACTTTCCGAAGAGTGCTGCAAAAGGCCGGGCTTAACCCGTATATGATGGAAATGGTGAATATCAGGGAGCAATGTTCCTGGGTTCACATGGAAGAACCGCAGCTCGCCACCCAGAAAGCCTTTGACCTCATACGCATGGGTATCGCACGTTTGAAGCTGCTGGACCCGCTACAGATCAAGAAAGTTCCTGCAAATAAAGATGTAATGGTTATAGGAGCTGGGGTCACAGGTATAGAGGCTGCCCTTACCCTTGCTGATAGTGGTTATCAGGTGCATGTGGTAGAAAAGGAGCCTACTATCGGTGGAAAAATGGCACTTCTTAATGAGGTGTTTCCCACCAACGACTGCTCTATCTGCGTATTAGCTCCCAAAATGACCGATATTCAGCAACATCCATCTATAAATCTCATGACCATGTCTGAAGTTTCTGAAGTTTGGGGATTTGCAGGCAATTTTGAGGTAACAGTAAAAACAAAACCCAGATATGTAATAGAAGACCTGTGCAAGGGATGTGTGGATGAATGTTCAAGAGTATGTCCCGTAGAAATAGCCAACCGTTTTGACATGGGAATGGGTAAAACCAAGGCAATAAACATGCCAATACCACAGGCTGTGCCCCAGGTAGCTTACATAGATAACGATTATTGTGTAGGCTGTGGCCTGTGCCTGCAGGCCTGCCCCGCAGATGCTATTGATTATAACATGGAGGAAAAGACACTTTCCTTCAAAGTGGGTGCTATTATTCTTGCCAACGGCTACAAGCTATTTGATGCGACCCGCAAGGAAGAATATGGATACGGCGTGTACTCAGATGTCATAACCAATATGGAACTGGAACGTCTGCTCAACGCATCCGGACCCACAAGAGGAAAAGTGCTTGTGCCTTCCACCAGGGAGATACCAAAAAAAGTGGCTTTTATCCAGTGTGTAGGTTCAAGGGATGAAACTGTGGGTAATCCCTATTGTTCACGGATATGTTGCATGTCTGCCATGAAAAACGCCCAGTTGCTCAAAGAGCGGTATCATGATATTGAGATCGTTATCCATTATATTGATATACGAGCTGCAGGGGAGATGTATGAAGAGTACTACATCCGCTCCCAATCAATGGGCATCGATTTCATCCGGGGAAAAGTAGCTGAGGTACAAAAAGATATCAATAGCAAGCTGTTTCTGAGGTTTGAGGATACGTTAAGTTCCGAGGTACGGGAAGAACAATACGATCTTGTTGTACTTTCCACAGGGATGGAAGCTCATGATGATGCAGATAAGACTGCCAGAGCTCTTAATATCTCCCGCCGTACGGATCGCTTTTTTGCCAGTGCCCATCCAAAGATGAGGCCAGTAGAGTCTCATGTTAAAGGAATATATGTAGCAGGCTGTGCTTCAGGTCCAAAGGAGATACAAGCAGCCATAGCTCAGGGAATGGCAGCTTCAGCCAAGACTATGCAATTACTCTCTAAAGGTGAAATAGAAACGGATCCCCAGAGCGCTCATGTTGATGAAGAAAAGTGCATTGGATGTCAGATATGTCAGGATGTTTGCCAGTTTGGGAAAATAAAGATCAACAATGGAAAGGCAATGGTGGATGAAGTCTCCTGTCACGGATGTGGTGCATGCAGTGCATCCTGTCCAACTAATGCCATTTGGATGCGGAATAGCACTGACGAGCAGATCCTTGCCCAGGTGCAGGCAGCCACGGAAGTGAAATCGGAATTCCCTCTTATTGTAGCATTCCTCTGCAACTGGTGCAGCTATACATGTGCTGATCTTGCAGGCGTTTCAAGGATACAATATCCTACCAACATAAGAGCTATCAGGGTCATGTGTGCAGGCCGTGTGGATCCGGAATTTGTGCTTGAAGCTCTCAAGAGTGGAGCTGACGGTGTGCTTGTGGCAGGGTGCAGGCTTGGTGAATGTCACTACATATTTGCCAACTACAATGCCAAAAAGAGGATGGAATTGCTTCAGGGAGTGCTTGAGGACATCGGTATCAATCCACATCGTCTGAAAGTGGAATGGATATCAGCAGCCGAAGGTGAAAGGTTTGCTAAGTCCATAGAGAGTTTCGTAGATGAGCTTAAGGAAATAGGCCCTATAGGATCGGAGCTGCTGGAGGAGGAAAATGATGGATGA
- a CDS encoding ATP-binding protein, giving the protein MDYNQNNPIYSKNQYPCHNNSLLEEIVTYSPVVFFLWKAEEGWPVEYVSENVSQFGYSANDFLSKKVIFENIIHPADLQRVALEVKTYSEKGATDFTQEYRILTVDGKTRWIDDRTVVKRNDNGEITHYQGVILDITEKKEAEENLRLREERLRCLLSILQYKSDSVQDFLDFALGEAIKLTQSKIGYIYHYSEERMEFTLNTWSKVVMKECMIVAPQTNYKLENTGIWGEVVRQRKAIVINDFHASDPLKRGYPKGHVVLHRFMTVPIFKNGEIVVVVGVANKESDYDDTDVLQITLLMDSVWNAVETKRINQELQKNKKLLQSVIDILPGTLYSVDTDYNIIVLNKAHFGSKFSTSDSLDNIIGKKCYEVFMQKSSPCSWCKIKEVLSTGKTMLYETSPNDMREIRTGKAFQIFVSAIKDDFGNVIGAVEYGVDITDLRNAKLDSEAANKAKSEFLANMSHELRTPLNSIIGFSDVLLEGYTGDLNEKQGRYLRNISNSGKHLLNIINDILDISKIEAGKAQLHTEILSMESLLKEMLDNMQSLAAKKGITLKISLESDPCYVEVDKGKINQVLYNLIGNAIKFTEDRGLVILKTKMDVDMVYISIQDTGVGISKMNQKKLFKPFSQLDSSVSKKYEGTGLGLALAKKLVVLHGGQIWVESELGKGSTFTFTIPVHSFQSTES; this is encoded by the coding sequence ATGGATTACAACCAAAATAATCCCATCTATTCTAAAAATCAATATCCTTGCCATAATAATAGTCTATTAGAGGAAATAGTAACTTATAGTCCAGTAGTTTTCTTTTTATGGAAAGCTGAAGAAGGGTGGCCTGTCGAATATGTTTCTGAGAATGTATCACAATTTGGCTACTCTGCTAACGATTTTTTATCAAAAAAGGTTATCTTTGAAAATATAATACATCCTGCCGACCTGCAAAGAGTTGCTTTAGAAGTTAAAACATATTCCGAAAAAGGAGCAACTGATTTTACCCAAGAGTATCGAATATTAACTGTTGATGGTAAAACTAGGTGGATAGATGATCGTACAGTTGTGAAACGGAATGACAATGGAGAAATCACTCATTATCAGGGAGTGATATTAGATATTACCGAAAAAAAAGAAGCCGAAGAGAACCTTCGCCTACGAGAGGAGCGATTAAGATGTCTTTTGTCCATTTTGCAATACAAATCTGACTCAGTTCAGGATTTTCTTGATTTTGCACTTGGTGAAGCGATCAAACTTACTCAGAGTAAAATTGGTTACATATACCATTATAGTGAAGAAAGAATGGAATTCACTCTCAATACATGGTCAAAAGTCGTGATGAAAGAATGTATGATTGTTGCGCCTCAGACTAACTATAAACTGGAGAATACAGGTATATGGGGAGAAGTGGTAAGGCAGCGCAAAGCAATAGTCATAAATGACTTTCATGCTTCAGATCCACTGAAAAGAGGATACCCTAAAGGACATGTTGTACTTCATAGATTTATGACAGTGCCTATTTTCAAAAATGGGGAGATAGTTGTTGTTGTTGGGGTAGCTAACAAAGAATCAGATTACGACGATACCGATGTACTTCAAATTACTTTACTCATGGATTCTGTGTGGAATGCTGTAGAAACGAAAAGAATTAATCAGGAATTGCAGAAGAACAAAAAACTGCTCCAGTCTGTAATCGATATTCTTCCAGGAACCCTTTATTCGGTGGACACTGACTACAATATCATTGTCCTGAATAAGGCTCATTTCGGATCAAAATTCTCAACCTCTGATTCTCTGGACAATATTATTGGAAAGAAATGCTACGAAGTGTTTATGCAAAAATCCTCTCCTTGTTCATGGTGTAAAATAAAAGAAGTTCTTTCGACAGGAAAAACAATGCTTTATGAGACATCACCAAATGATATGCGCGAAATAAGAACAGGAAAAGCTTTTCAGATCTTTGTTTCTGCAATTAAAGATGATTTTGGCAACGTGATAGGTGCTGTAGAATATGGAGTTGACATAACAGATCTGAGGAATGCAAAATTAGATTCAGAAGCAGCTAACAAAGCGAAGAGCGAGTTTCTGGCCAATATGAGTCATGAGCTAAGAACACCTCTCAACTCTATAATTGGCTTTTCAGATGTGCTTCTTGAAGGATACACCGGCGATCTGAATGAAAAACAGGGCAGATATTTAAGGAATATATCAAATAGTGGAAAACATCTGCTGAACATAATCAACGATATTCTGGACATCTCTAAAATAGAAGCTGGAAAGGCTCAACTGCATACCGAAATTTTGTCTATGGAAAGCCTTCTGAAAGAGATGTTAGATAACATGCAATCTCTTGCAGCTAAAAAAGGAATCACGTTAAAGATTAGTTTAGAGTCTGACCCTTGCTACGTAGAGGTAGATAAAGGAAAGATCAATCAAGTATTATACAATTTGATCGGTAATGCCATCAAGTTCACTGAGGATCGAGGCCTTGTGATTCTTAAAACAAAAATGGATGTGGATATGGTATACATATCTATACAAGATACAGGTGTCGGAATTTCTAAAATGAATCAGAAAAAGCTATTCAAACCTTTCAGCCAGCTAGATTCATCAGTATCCAAAAAATATGAAGGAACGGGTCTTGGACTTGCTCTTGCTAAGAAATTAGTTGTTCTTCATGGAGGACAGATATGGGTAGAAAGTGAACTTGGTAAAGGCAGTACATTTACTTTTACGATCCCTGTGCATAGCTTTCAATCAACCGAAAGTTAG
- the thiM gene encoding hydroxyethylthiazole kinase, producing the protein MQEPLKKIKETKPLIHHITNWVTIYDCANITRTFGALPVMAHAPDECADMTRISSALVLNIGTLTNELIDAMILSAKAANEKKIPVVLDAVGVGATKFRDYMAAKIIDSVHVDIIKGNYSEIAKLAGEKAQTKGVEATSINADPKQIANELAIAKYCTVVMTGKEDIISDGKKTFIVKNGHEQMGSIVGTGCMAASVIGSFAAVNPDHCDASKDALCYFGIVGELAAAISRGPGSFKVNLYDEVFNLSDEKAEKMMNFEEC; encoded by the coding sequence ATGCAGGAACCCCTGAAAAAAATAAAAGAAACAAAACCGCTGATACACCATATCACAAATTGGGTTACGATCTATGATTGTGCAAATATCACACGCACCTTCGGTGCTCTGCCTGTAATGGCACATGCACCCGATGAATGCGCGGATATGACACGCATCTCATCTGCTCTTGTACTTAATATAGGAACTCTGACAAATGAGCTTATTGATGCGATGATTCTTTCTGCAAAAGCTGCAAATGAGAAAAAGATACCTGTAGTGTTAGATGCAGTTGGAGTAGGTGCAACCAAGTTCAGAGATTATATGGCTGCAAAGATCATAGATTCTGTTCATGTTGATATAATCAAAGGCAATTATTCCGAGATCGCAAAACTTGCAGGTGAAAAAGCTCAGACAAAAGGTGTCGAGGCAACTTCTATCAATGCTGATCCTAAACAGATCGCAAATGAGCTTGCAATAGCGAAATACTGTACTGTTGTCATGACAGGAAAAGAAGATATTATCAGCGATGGCAAAAAGACATTTATTGTCAAAAATGGCCATGAGCAAATGGGGTCCATTGTGGGAACAGGATGCATGGCAGCTTCAGTGATAGGTTCATTTGCCGCTGTCAATCCAGATCATTGTGATGCATCAAAAGATGCACTCTGTTACTTTGGAATCGTAGGCGAACTTGCAGCCGCGATCTCACGTGGTCCGGGAAGCTTCAAGGTAAATTTATATGACGAAGTATTCAATCTCTCTGATGAGAAAGCAGAAAAGATGATGAATTTCGAAGAATGTTAA
- a CDS encoding transposase produces the protein MEFRELSDDQWKFIKPHLPPQPITGRKRADDRKVINGILFVLITGCRWGDMPAIYGSQATAWRRLKRWSEEGIWNEIMESLRDSAYQKGKFSLDTVCIDSSFIETKKGEMTPRTTVTRKEKA, from the coding sequence ATGGAATTCAGAGAACTCTCTGATGATCAATGGAAGTTTATAAAGCCACACTTGCCACCACAACCAATTACCGGAAGAAAGAGAGCTGATGACCGTAAGGTCATCAATGGTATTCTCTTTGTTCTGATAACAGGTTGCAGATGGGGAGATATGCCAGCTATTTATGGTTCCCAGGCAACTGCCTGGAGAAGGCTGAAAAGGTGGTCAGAGGAAGGTATATGGAACGAGATAATGGAATCCCTTCGGGATTCCGCTTACCAGAAAGGTAAGTTCTCATTGGATACAGTGTGTATCGATAGCAGTTTCATTGAAACTAAAAAAGGGGAGATGACTCCTCGTACAACGGTCACAAGAAAAGAAAAGGCATAA